A genomic stretch from Sphingobacterium sp. ML3W includes:
- a CDS encoding fumarate reductase/succinate dehydrogenase flavoprotein subunit — protein sequence MTLNSKIPAGPLEQKWTRYKKTAKLVNPANRKKLDVIVVGTGLAGSSIAASLGEMGYQVKSFCFQDSPRRAHSVAAQGGVNAAKNYKNDGDSVYRMFVDTLKGGDFRAREANVYRMAECSLNLIDQAVAQGVPFGREYGGYLNNRSFGGVQVSRTFYARGQTGQQLLLGAYQALMRQVGKKTVQLFSRHEMLDVVVIDGKVRGIIVRNLDTGEIERHAAHAVILATGGYGKIYYLSTLAMGCNGSAIWRAHKKGALMASPSWIQVHPTSLPQSGDYQSKLTLMSESLRNDGRIWVPLKQDENRAANDIPEEDRDYYLERRYPAFGNLAPRDISSRAAKERIDAGFGIGPLKNAVYLDFAKAIKEQGKQKIEEKYGNLFDMYHKITGYDAYSEPMMISPSAHFSMGGLWVDYELMTTLPGLFALGEANFADHGANRLGANSLLQASVDGYFIAPYTIANYLSNEIHTGKISTDHAEFEKAELAVKKQIDELLQIKGNKTVDYFHKTLGKLLYDYCGLARNEQGLKYAIAEIKKLKQEFYSNVMVSGQLNSLNTELEKAGRVADYFEIGELMCYDALTREESCGAHFREEYQTADGEALRNDAEFQFISAWAWKGEGEEPELIKEPLTFEEIQPTVRSYK from the coding sequence ATGACTTTAAACTCAAAAATACCAGCGGGACCTTTGGAGCAAAAGTGGACACGCTATAAAAAAACTGCAAAGCTTGTTAACCCCGCCAATCGCAAAAAATTAGATGTCATTGTTGTGGGGACAGGGCTGGCGGGAAGCTCAATAGCGGCATCTCTTGGCGAAATGGGCTATCAGGTCAAATCATTCTGTTTTCAGGACAGTCCCCGAAGAGCCCATTCTGTAGCAGCACAGGGGGGCGTCAATGCTGCTAAAAATTATAAGAATGATGGCGATAGTGTCTACCGTATGTTTGTGGATACTTTAAAAGGGGGCGATTTTCGCGCGCGTGAAGCTAACGTCTATCGAATGGCTGAATGTTCGTTGAATTTGATAGATCAAGCGGTGGCGCAAGGTGTTCCCTTTGGACGTGAATATGGGGGATATCTGAACAATCGCTCTTTTGGTGGGGTTCAGGTGAGCCGAACATTCTACGCAAGGGGACAGACCGGACAGCAGCTGCTATTGGGAGCTTATCAGGCCTTGATGCGGCAGGTCGGTAAAAAAACTGTTCAGCTCTTTTCCCGCCATGAGATGTTAGATGTTGTTGTCATCGATGGGAAAGTGCGTGGTATTATTGTTCGCAATTTAGATACTGGAGAGATTGAACGACATGCTGCACATGCTGTTATACTTGCAACGGGTGGATACGGCAAAATCTATTATCTATCTACCTTAGCAATGGGCTGTAACGGATCGGCAATTTGGCGGGCACATAAAAAAGGGGCATTGATGGCATCCCCAAGTTGGATTCAGGTTCATCCGACCTCTTTACCGCAATCAGGCGATTATCAATCCAAGCTGACGTTGATGTCAGAATCCTTACGTAATGATGGTCGCATTTGGGTTCCATTAAAACAGGATGAAAACAGAGCAGCCAATGACATCCCAGAAGAAGATCGAGATTATTACCTTGAACGTCGATACCCCGCATTCGGGAATCTTGCACCGCGGGATATATCCTCTAGAGCGGCCAAGGAGCGGATCGATGCTGGTTTTGGTATAGGCCCTTTAAAAAATGCCGTCTACCTTGACTTTGCAAAAGCAATCAAGGAACAGGGGAAGCAAAAAATTGAAGAGAAATATGGTAATCTCTTTGATATGTACCATAAAATAACGGGCTATGATGCGTATTCTGAACCGATGATGATATCACCTTCGGCCCATTTTTCGATGGGCGGACTTTGGGTTGATTACGAGCTGATGACAACTTTGCCAGGGCTATTTGCACTTGGTGAAGCTAATTTTGCCGATCATGGCGCTAATCGCTTAGGAGCAAATTCGTTGCTTCAAGCTTCAGTGGACGGTTATTTTATTGCGCCTTATACCATCGCCAATTATTTATCGAATGAAATTCACACCGGAAAGATTTCTACAGATCATGCGGAGTTTGAAAAGGCAGAGTTAGCGGTTAAAAAGCAAATTGATGAATTATTACAGATTAAGGGCAATAAAACTGTCGATTATTTTCACAAAACACTTGGGAAGCTGCTGTATGATTATTGTGGTCTAGCTAGAAATGAGCAGGGACTTAAATATGCAATAGCGGAAATCAAGAAGCTTAAGCAGGAATTTTATAGCAATGTTATGGTTAGTGGGCAACTAAATTCATTAAATACGGAATTAGAGAAAGCTGGACGTGTTGCAGACTATTTTGAAATCGGTGAATTGATGTGCTATGATGCATTGACCCGTGAAGAATCCTGTGGTGCACATTTTAGGGAGGAATACCAAACAGCGGATGGAGAAGCGCTGAGAAATGATGCTGAATTTCAATTTATCTCTGCCTGGGCCTGGAAAGGAGAAGGGGAAGAACCTGAATTGATCAAAGAACCTTTGACTTTCGAAGAAATACAACCTACTGTAAGAAGCTACAAATAA
- a CDS encoding succinate dehydrogenase cytochrome b subunit, producing MLSTLSKKILMCLTGLFLAFFLLIHFLGNLQLFLPQEQAHLQFNAYSHFLSGNILIKIVSYVLYLSIVLHAIDGLVITIKNKKTGGDYQSDRRGRASKWYSRNMGILGTLILIFLVIHFQNFWYVYKFGAPPLDAKGNKDLYVLVIAVFQQWWYVLIYVLSMVALCYHLIHGIHSAVRTLGLYHPKFVHWFKVIGTTYSIVISIGFALMPIYIFFTVN from the coding sequence ATGCTATCGACCTTATCAAAGAAAATACTTATGTGCTTAACGGGGTTATTTCTCGCTTTCTTTCTGCTTATCCATTTTCTGGGAAATTTGCAGCTATTTTTACCACAGGAGCAGGCACATTTACAGTTTAATGCCTATTCACACTTTCTCTCTGGAAATATCCTGATTAAAATTGTTTCTTATGTCCTTTACCTGAGTATTGTACTGCATGCTATTGATGGATTGGTCATCACTATTAAGAATAAAAAAACAGGTGGGGATTATCAGTCAGACCGGCGTGGACGTGCGAGCAAATGGTATTCCCGAAATATGGGAATTCTGGGCACGCTTATTCTGATATTTTTGGTCATCCACTTTCAGAATTTTTGGTACGTATATAAGTTTGGAGCTCCACCACTGGATGCAAAAGGAAATAAGGATCTCTATGTATTGGTTATTGCAGTGTTTCAACAATGGTGGTATGTGCTTATTTATGTTTTGTCCATGGTGGCCTTATGTTATCATCTTATCCATGGGATTCATAGTGCGGTGAGAACCCTCGGACTGTATCATCCAAAATTTGTCCATTGGTTTAAGGTAATTGGTACAACCTATTCCATTGTCATCAGCATAGGGTTTGCGTTAATGCCAATTTATATATTTTTTACTGTTAACTAA
- a CDS encoding anion permease, whose amino-acid sequence MKEISVKNVAITFIVALILWFIPVPKGVSPEAWHLFAIFAATILGIILKAAPMGTMCMMAIGFTALTQVLAPGDAGKSITKALTGFGDKVIWLIGISFFIARGFIKTGLGNRIAFLFIRVFGKSSLGLAYGLGLADVCLAPAIPSNTARGGGIIYPIMKSMAISFDSVPDKPETHRKLGSYLTLNSYYMNLIASSMFLTGTASNPMCQKFAANLGIDITWMSWAVAGFIPGIVAFFVVPLVLYKLYPPELKKTGDAPKMAAEKLKEMGPISRNEWLMLLAFFILLALWIFGGSLSIDATTTAFIGLTLLLLTSVLTWEDVKAEKGAWDTIVWFAVLVMMASSLNELGFIGWFSDLIKVQIGGLSWQIAFPVIVLVYFFSHYIFASATAHVAAMYAALLGVGVSLGIPPMLLAMMLGFLGSIYGVLTHYGHGPAPVFFGSGYVDLKSWWLRGLEIGIVLLIIYMGVGGLWMKVIGYY is encoded by the coding sequence ATGAAGGAAATTAGTGTCAAAAATGTTGCCATCACTTTTATTGTTGCGCTCATTTTGTGGTTTATTCCAGTTCCTAAGGGCGTTAGTCCTGAAGCTTGGCATTTGTTTGCCATATTTGCTGCGACCATACTCGGGATCATTCTGAAGGCGGCGCCAATGGGTACCATGTGTATGATGGCGATTGGATTTACGGCGCTGACACAGGTTTTAGCTCCCGGAGATGCGGGTAAATCTATTACGAAAGCGTTGACCGGCTTTGGTGATAAGGTTATCTGGCTTATAGGGATATCGTTTTTTATCGCACGCGGGTTTATCAAAACGGGCTTAGGCAATCGTATTGCATTTCTTTTTATTCGAGTTTTTGGAAAAAGTTCACTTGGACTGGCCTATGGTCTAGGTTTGGCTGACGTGTGTCTGGCACCCGCGATACCTAGTAATACGGCCAGAGGTGGCGGTATCATTTACCCAATTATGAAATCTATGGCCATCAGTTTTGATTCTGTTCCAGACAAACCAGAGACGCATCGAAAGCTGGGATCCTATCTGACACTGAATAGCTACTACATGAATTTGATTGCTTCCTCCATGTTTTTAACCGGAACAGCGAGCAACCCGATGTGTCAAAAGTTTGCGGCTAATCTAGGGATTGATATTACGTGGATGTCTTGGGCCGTTGCAGGCTTTATTCCGGGCATCGTTGCTTTTTTTGTTGTTCCACTTGTACTTTATAAACTGTATCCACCTGAACTAAAAAAGACGGGTGATGCACCCAAAATGGCGGCGGAAAAATTAAAAGAGATGGGCCCCATATCCAGAAATGAGTGGTTGATGTTATTGGCATTTTTTATACTTCTGGCGCTTTGGATTTTTGGAGGTTCGCTGTCGATTGATGCAACTACAACTGCATTTATTGGATTGACTTTGCTTTTGCTGACTTCGGTGCTAACCTGGGAGGATGTAAAAGCAGAGAAGGGGGCTTGGGATACCATTGTTTGGTTTGCCGTTTTAGTTATGATGGCCAGTTCGCTGAATGAACTTGGATTTATAGGTTGGTTTAGTGATTTGATAAAGGTACAGATTGGCGGGCTGAGTTGGCAGATTGCATTCCCCGTAATTGTTTTGGTGTATTTCTTTAGCCATTACATCTTTGCGAGCGCCACAGCTCACGTTGCCGCAATGTATGCTGCATTATTGGGAGTGGGTGTATCATTAGGCATCCCGCCCATGTTGTTGGCCATGATGCTTGGGTTTCTGGGTTCCATATATGGCGTGTTAACACATTATGGTCATGGTCCAGCACCCGTATTCTTTGGTAGCGGTTATGTTGATCTTAAGTCCTGGTGGTTGCGGGGTCTGGAAATCGGGATCGTGCTGCTGATTATCTATATGGGTGTAGGTGGTTTATGGATGAAAGTTATTGGTTATTATTAA
- a CDS encoding porin has product MRKLYIPISVLYLLLYTTVKGQEPGPVEPIKRDSVQQIKEEITYPKLQIKGLFQARYLVSTTKDVDVNGLHHSDGSGTDNNFMVKYMRVQMRAQISKRTEVAVLANLADFKSDPKTKVLENAYLKYTFSPKLAITVGQFRPWFGIEETYPIDIIKSLDWSNQYLEFGKLGWASFQIGMAATGEVNLGDMPFSYSFSVVNGNGKNQVVDNDNGKQYSTRLVFGLSKKYGVNLGLNGGVGEVMKKQVHALGVDLSGNVDFGKRWNLDMQLEAKQAINHNLYYALDEGARTSKLSDYLVRGIYFLPNLRYEVNYYNLSAFELSCRYEYIDPNYKLNANARQTFTPMFGLEFLKNYGARIQLGLQLDRYKKQTQNTNEYNKNLFIVQVQSRF; this is encoded by the coding sequence ATGAGGAAACTTTACATTCCAATTTCTGTCTTATACTTATTGCTATACACGACTGTAAAAGGACAAGAACCGGGTCCAGTTGAGCCGATAAAAAGAGATTCTGTACAGCAAATCAAAGAAGAAATCACCTATCCCAAACTGCAGATAAAGGGGCTTTTTCAGGCGCGGTACCTTGTGAGCACAACTAAAGATGTTGACGTGAACGGGCTTCACCATAGTGATGGTTCTGGAACGGACAATAATTTTATGGTGAAGTATATGCGGGTGCAGATGCGTGCGCAGATCAGTAAGCGAACTGAAGTAGCAGTCCTTGCCAATTTAGCTGATTTTAAAAGTGACCCAAAAACAAAGGTACTTGAAAATGCGTATTTAAAATATACGTTTAGCCCTAAGTTGGCCATTACAGTTGGCCAGTTTCGACCTTGGTTTGGCATTGAGGAAACTTATCCAATAGATATTATTAAATCGTTGGATTGGTCAAATCAATATCTTGAATTTGGCAAATTGGGTTGGGCGAGTTTTCAGATTGGAATGGCAGCAACAGGGGAGGTCAATTTAGGAGATATGCCATTTAGTTATTCTTTTTCCGTGGTCAATGGAAATGGTAAAAACCAAGTCGTCGACAATGATAATGGAAAGCAATATTCAACACGCTTGGTATTTGGGCTTTCAAAAAAATATGGGGTCAATCTTGGGCTAAATGGCGGTGTGGGTGAGGTTATGAAAAAGCAAGTACACGCACTGGGGGTAGATCTGAGTGGAAACGTAGATTTTGGGAAACGTTGGAACCTGGATATGCAACTGGAAGCAAAACAGGCTATCAATCATAACTTATATTATGCGTTGGATGAGGGGGCGCGTACTTCAAAATTAAGTGACTACCTCGTTCGCGGTATCTATTTCCTGCCGAATTTAAGGTATGAAGTCAACTATTATAACCTCAGTGCATTTGAGCTTTCCTGTCGTTATGAGTATATCGACCCAAATTATAAGTTAAATGCAAATGCAAGGCAAACTTTTACGCCAATGTTTGGTCTGGAGTTTTTGAAAAATTACGGTGCCCGGATACAGCTTGGTCTTCAACTCGATCGCTATAAGAAGCAGACTCAGAATACCAATGAATACAATAAAAACTTATTTATCGTACAAGTACAAAGTAGATTCTAA
- a CDS encoding family 10 glycosylhydrolase, whose product MKEQLIRKCCICLVLIIYGFFVPVSEAAEREKPAMFWTWLDYNPTTNFDSICREMNYLGIDGVMLNAASPDEYRVAIPIAKKYGIQVIAWLWTMNLEHDRDKILKEHPDWFSVNRNGKSLADTTAYVGYYKFLSPVVPGVKEYIKQKIQSYCEVEGLDGISIDYNRYVDVVLPTTLWPKYNIVQDREYPAWDYGYHPIAIEKFKKQYGYDPRAQKDPSKDLKWRQFRCDQITDIANMIAEVVHSHGKTMAASPFPTPKMASRMVRQDWGKWKLDVVFPMVYSNFYTEDPSFIKDCTLENVRDKAANITLYCGLMAKNNDEMFVDMDEALNNGAQGISIFTIHSLQDPKIKERFRAYTTAAKSKKEKNNGTLPRISTNKVENDPFKKAGIMKLITQKIQDMVKAENPAANPVVLSKYKQVDAYDVTKKYLVKDKVSNKNFYVTFFFYGDILSGWNVDPAPSNS is encoded by the coding sequence ATGAAAGAACAATTAATCAGAAAATGCTGTATTTGCCTCGTACTAATTATCTATGGGTTTTTCGTCCCTGTTTCCGAGGCGGCGGAACGGGAGAAGCCGGCAATGTTTTGGACTTGGCTGGATTATAATCCAACTACAAATTTTGATTCCATCTGCCGTGAGATGAATTACTTGGGTATTGATGGGGTCATGCTAAATGCAGCTAGTCCTGATGAATATAGAGTCGCCATTCCTATTGCAAAGAAATATGGGATACAGGTAATTGCCTGGCTATGGACGATGAACCTGGAGCATGATCGGGATAAGATCTTAAAAGAACATCCAGACTGGTTTAGTGTCAATAGAAATGGAAAAAGTCTGGCTGATACCACTGCGTATGTTGGCTACTACAAATTCTTATCACCCGTTGTACCAGGAGTGAAAGAGTATATTAAACAGAAAATCCAGTCTTATTGCGAGGTTGAAGGTCTCGATGGTATATCAATAGACTACAACCGCTATGTAGATGTTGTATTACCAACCACTTTGTGGCCAAAGTATAATATCGTTCAAGATCGCGAATACCCAGCATGGGATTATGGATATCACCCCATTGCCATAGAAAAATTCAAAAAACAATATGGTTATGATCCCAGGGCACAAAAAGATCCTTCAAAAGATCTAAAATGGAGACAGTTTCGTTGTGACCAGATCACTGACATCGCTAATATGATTGCTGAAGTTGTCCACAGCCATGGAAAGACTATGGCAGCCTCGCCTTTTCCTACACCAAAAATGGCTTCGAGAATGGTTCGTCAAGATTGGGGTAAATGGAAACTGGACGTTGTATTCCCTATGGTATACAGCAACTTTTACACCGAGGACCCAAGCTTTATAAAAGATTGTACGCTAGAAAATGTCAGAGATAAAGCTGCGAATATCACTTTGTACTGTGGATTGATGGCTAAAAACAATGATGAAATGTTTGTCGATATGGATGAGGCTTTAAATAATGGTGCTCAAGGAATCTCTATTTTCACCATACACAGTCTCCAAGATCCAAAGATTAAAGAGCGCTTCAGAGCCTACACAACAGCAGCTAAATCCAAAAAAGAAAAAAACAATGGAACCTTACCTCGTATTTCAACCAATAAGGTAGAAAACGACCCTTTTAAGAAAGCTGGCATCATGAAATTGATCACCCAAAAAATTCAAGACATGGTAAAAGCGGAAAATCCGGCAGCAAATCCTGTGGTATTATCTAAGTATAAGCAAGTTGATGCGTACGATGTCACAAAAAAATATCTCGTAAAGGATAAGGTCAGTAACAAAAACTTCTATGTGACCTTCTTTTTCTATGGTGACATACTTTCGGGCTGGAATGTTGATCCTGCACCCTCGAACAGCTAA
- the glsA gene encoding glutaminase A, giving the protein MNRTFGLITALLVLSYTGRIDVCQAQQTTSTATVKDAKKIDQATLNSILEKNSQRFKLGKVADYIPELGKANAQSIALSVVNNDGTLVSAGDIHQKFTIQSISKIIALMIAVQENGEKAVFEKMGYFGTDKPFNHFGNLETMGKPLNPMMNAGAILTTALIKGNAEEPFAKILKMIRFITNNEQIDYSHAVYNSERETGHRNRGMFYIMRNNGLIDGEGEEKLNNYFKQCSIEITVEDLAKIGYFFANHCVRYDGNKQFQDPNLSQLIQSQMLIAGMYEFSGEYARTVGLPSKSGVGGGIAVSVPRNMGIGAFSPALDQHGNSLAGYHMILDLVNAKHLSLFD; this is encoded by the coding sequence ATGAATAGAACTTTTGGTTTGATAACAGCTTTACTTGTCCTAAGCTATACAGGGCGAATAGATGTGTGCCAGGCGCAGCAGACGACAAGTACCGCAACGGTAAAGGATGCAAAAAAGATAGATCAAGCAACATTAAATAGCATTCTTGAAAAGAATAGTCAGCGCTTTAAACTGGGAAAAGTAGCAGATTACATTCCAGAACTGGGCAAAGCAAATGCACAATCCATTGCACTATCTGTTGTAAATAACGATGGTACTCTGGTAAGTGCCGGAGATATACATCAAAAATTTACGATCCAAAGCATATCAAAAATAATTGCGTTGATGATTGCGGTACAGGAGAATGGTGAAAAAGCTGTTTTTGAGAAAATGGGATATTTTGGAACCGACAAACCTTTCAATCACTTTGGCAATTTAGAAACAATGGGTAAACCGCTTAATCCTATGATGAATGCAGGTGCTATATTGACCACAGCCCTTATTAAAGGGAATGCTGAAGAACCCTTTGCTAAAATCCTTAAGATGATACGTTTCATTACAAACAATGAACAGATAGATTATAGCCATGCGGTATATAACTCAGAAAGAGAAACTGGTCATAGGAATCGCGGTATGTTCTACATTATGCGAAATAATGGGTTAATTGATGGTGAAGGGGAAGAAAAGCTCAATAATTACTTTAAACAATGTTCCATCGAAATCACAGTGGAAGATCTTGCCAAAATAGGCTATTTTTTTGCCAATCACTGTGTCCGTTATGATGGAAACAAACAATTTCAAGATCCTAATCTGTCACAGCTTATTCAGTCACAAATGCTGATTGCCGGCATGTACGAATTCAGTGGTGAATATGCCCGTACGGTTGGGCTACCGAGTAAATCCGGTGTGGGCGGAGGAATCGCTGTCAGTGTCCCCCGTAATATGGGAATAGGCGCTTTCAGTCCGGCTTTAGACCAACACGGCAACTCACTTGCAGGTTATCATATGATCCTAGATCTGGTGAATGCCAAACATCTGAGCCTATTTGATTAA
- a CDS encoding VOC family protein yields the protein MVKTETIIAVESVSKSSTFYQDLLGCTSEHGGETFEILTVENNVILCLHKWGEHAHPTMLQPKNAGNGLILFFRVDNLQEVFENATKLDAMFEKEIHYNENSLRNQFILRDPDNYYLIISE from the coding sequence ATGGTGAAAACAGAAACAATAATCGCTGTAGAAAGTGTTTCTAAAAGCTCAACCTTTTACCAGGATTTGCTAGGTTGTACCAGCGAACATGGTGGCGAGACTTTTGAAATTCTAACAGTTGAAAACAATGTGATTTTATGCCTTCACAAATGGGGTGAACACGCACATCCGACCATGCTCCAACCTAAAAATGCCGGAAATGGTCTAATCCTATTCTTTCGGGTAGATAATCTCCAGGAAGTGTTTGAAAATGCGACCAAACTCGATGCCATGTTCGAAAAAGAAATTCACTACAATGAAAATTCATTAAGAAATCAGTTTATCCTCCGGGATCCTGACAATTATTATCTGATTATTTCAGAATAA
- a CDS encoding carboxymuconolactone decarboxylase family protein, with protein MTARLNIAKVDATAYKAMMGLETYLANIFLTPIQKELIKIRASQINGCAFCLDMHTKDALKYGETPQRIFLLNAWRETELFNAEEQVLLEMTEEITLIHQEGLTEETYQKAKKLFDEKQLAQIIIAIITINSWNRIGISTHLELLK; from the coding sequence ATGACAGCACGATTAAATATTGCAAAAGTAGATGCAACAGCTTATAAAGCAATGATGGGTTTAGAAACCTACCTCGCTAATATATTTCTTACCCCTATCCAGAAAGAGCTTATTAAAATAAGAGCATCCCAAATTAATGGATGTGCTTTTTGCCTTGACATGCACACCAAAGATGCATTAAAGTATGGTGAAACTCCTCAGCGTATATTCTTGCTGAACGCCTGGCGTGAGACCGAATTATTTAATGCCGAAGAACAGGTTTTATTGGAGATGACCGAGGAGATTACCCTAATTCATCAAGAGGGCCTGACGGAGGAAACTTATCAAAAAGCGAAGAAACTATTTGACGAAAAACAACTTGCACAGATCATTATCGCTATTATTACAATCAATTCATGGAATAGAATTGGTATAAGCACACATTTGGAATTATTAAAGTAG
- a CDS encoding SRPBCC family protein translates to MKIVKKILIVLVILIAIPLIVALFVPKDFDAKSEITIDKPKQEVFNYVKMLRNQDYFGVWQLSDPQMKKSEQGTDGQVGFKYSWDGEKVGKGSQTITRIVDGETIETSLDFGFGEPSKGYFKLKEISSNQTAVTWGITGKSPYPWNLMSLFMNMDKDFDQGLKNLKDVLK, encoded by the coding sequence ATGAAAATCGTTAAAAAAATTTTAATTGTTTTGGTTATTCTCATTGCCATTCCCTTAATTGTGGCTCTTTTTGTTCCTAAAGATTTTGATGCAAAAAGTGAGATTACCATTGACAAACCTAAACAGGAGGTCTTCAACTATGTGAAAATGCTTCGAAATCAAGATTACTTTGGGGTATGGCAACTTTCCGATCCACAGATGAAGAAATCCGAACAGGGCACCGATGGTCAGGTTGGATTTAAATACAGCTGGGATGGCGAGAAAGTTGGAAAAGGTTCACAAACGATTACGCGCATCGTAGATGGAGAAACGATCGAAACATCACTTGACTTTGGATTCGGCGAACCGTCAAAAGGTTATTTTAAGCTGAAGGAAATATCATCGAACCAGACAGCGGTGACCTGGGGCATTACCGGTAAGTCACCTTACCCCTGGAATCTAATGAGCCTATTTATGAATATGGATAAGGATTTTGATCAAGGGCTCAAAAACTTAAAAGATGTCTTGAAATAG
- a CDS encoding Bax inhibitor-1 family protein, producing MESQEYLLVNDEAERGVFYKKTYLHVALSILAFIVLETLLIKLVPYDFIVWMVSGKFIWLFLLGCFWLGASLSSRWTLAQSRQTQYLGLAFYIVLEAIIFLPMIFIAASMTDGAGLLYQASIMTLALFTALTAVAFMSNKDFSFLKNILVIGGFLALGAIVAGALFGFQLGLWFSIIMVLIASGSILYQTQSLKYNYGNEQYVGAALQLFSSIMLLFWYILRILMSRR from the coding sequence ATGGAATCACAAGAGTATTTACTTGTTAACGATGAGGCTGAAAGGGGCGTTTTTTACAAAAAAACTTATCTTCATGTTGCCCTTTCTATTTTAGCATTTATCGTTTTAGAAACCCTATTGATAAAATTAGTTCCTTATGATTTTATTGTATGGATGGTCAGTGGGAAGTTTATTTGGTTGTTTCTCCTCGGATGTTTCTGGTTGGGAGCTTCATTGTCTTCTCGATGGACATTAGCGCAGAGTCGTCAGACCCAGTATCTTGGACTGGCATTTTACATTGTATTGGAAGCTATTATTTTCCTACCAATGATTTTTATTGCCGCTTCGATGACTGATGGTGCGGGCTTGCTTTACCAGGCAAGTATAATGACGCTGGCCTTGTTTACAGCACTTACAGCCGTTGCTTTTATGTCAAACAAGGATTTCTCTTTTCTGAAAAACATCCTTGTTATTGGTGGCTTCCTGGCATTGGGTGCCATTGTCGCGGGCGCATTATTTGGATTTCAATTGGGACTTTGGTTTTCTATCATCATGGTGTTGATTGCTTCAGGAAGCATTTTGTACCAAACGCAAAGTCTGAAATATAATTACGGCAATGAACAATATGTAGGGGCTGCATTACAGCTATTTTCCTCTATTATGTTGTTGTTTTGGTATATTTTACGTATTCTGATGAGTCGTCGTTAA